A genomic region of Gemmata massiliana contains the following coding sequences:
- a CDS encoding polysaccharide biosynthesis/export family protein: MNAIRKTVRPTVILVAAVLAGSGCLSAGPRTPITPPPDLPRELVKVSLPDYRVEPPDVLLIEAVRAIPKPPYRAEPLDVLFVSLADPAGDPLSGPVSVESDGTVNLGASYGGSVKVVGLTIPEIRALLEDHLEKVVKLKAPRLTVTLAQGRAAQRINGPHLVRQDGTVSLGTYGSVRVSGLTLAEIRQALESHLSAYLEKPEISVDVQGYNSKLFYVIQDGGGVGQTVTRLPVTGNETVLDAISQLNGLSPVASQDRIWVSRPAPVGASPQILPVDWRAITECGDTSTNYQLMPGDRVFVAAYPMVRVDTTMARLFAPIERVLGITSLGTGTAKQIRFFNSFNGSGGGGGFGP; the protein is encoded by the coding sequence ATGAACGCAATTCGGAAGACCGTCAGGCCGACTGTTATTTTAGTAGCCGCGGTACTGGCTGGTAGTGGGTGCCTCAGCGCCGGTCCGCGCACCCCAATCACCCCGCCCCCGGATTTGCCGCGCGAGTTGGTCAAGGTTTCGTTGCCCGATTATCGAGTCGAACCACCTGACGTGCTCCTGATCGAAGCTGTCCGCGCGATCCCGAAGCCGCCGTACCGGGCCGAACCGCTCGATGTATTGTTCGTCTCGCTCGCCGACCCCGCCGGCGACCCACTTTCGGGACCGGTGAGTGTCGAATCGGACGGGACGGTCAACCTCGGGGCCTCTTACGGCGGGTCGGTCAAAGTCGTCGGGCTCACGATCCCCGAAATCCGGGCGCTGCTCGAAGACCACCTCGAAAAGGTGGTCAAGTTGAAGGCTCCTCGACTCACGGTAACGCTGGCCCAAGGGCGCGCAGCCCAGCGCATCAACGGCCCACACCTCGTCCGGCAGGACGGGACGGTGTCGCTGGGAACATACGGGAGCGTGCGGGTTTCCGGTCTAACTCTGGCCGAAATCCGACAGGCTCTCGAATCGCACTTGTCGGCGTACCTCGAAAAACCCGAGATCTCGGTCGACGTTCAGGGGTACAATAGCAAACTGTTCTACGTCATTCAGGACGGTGGCGGAGTGGGGCAAACGGTGACCCGTTTACCCGTCACGGGTAACGAAACAGTTCTCGACGCAATCTCACAACTGAATGGGCTCTCACCGGTCGCGAGCCAAGACCGCATTTGGGTGTCGCGTCCGGCCCCGGTCGGCGCCAGCCCCCAGATCTTACCGGTTGACTGGCGCGCGATTACCGAGTGCGGCGACACGAGCACGAACTACCAGTTAATGCCCGGGGACCGCGTGTTCGTCGCCGCGTACCCAATGGTTCGGGTCGACACCACGATGGCGCGACTTTTTGCCCCGATCGAACGTGTTCTCGGAATCACATCCTTGGGAACTGGCACGGCCAAACAGATCAGGTTCTTCAACTCGTTCAACGGCAGCGGCGGTGGCGGTGGCTTCGGCCCGTGA
- a CDS encoding FHA domain-containing protein, which translates to MATRLPGGLDVHAVHRTSGEVRSQCIGQSYALLGRAPRAGVRLDDPSVSQCHAYLQLVDGVPYCIDLGSRTGVLWDDGGQGRGWIHPGQTVRIGMFDVQITATGELSGESEWREPGFNPDAVPLATLDVHAPGGPNGRFALDQPVTLIGRHPNCNLRFLDEAVAYFQCAIVKTREGIWCVDLLSRGGTVLNGRPTRVTSLRDGDLIELGKISLLLRVGPSTAHPPVPFGVSGIQQNPFAPVLDTTGAAGVPLREMMEQFQQCFVTMARMFTTMQQEHTAMMCEQMRQVQELIREARTAPLSPAPAPALAAPTATTPPTVHPPAPRPVPRVVDPAEAHLLADAHAWFFDRLVQKTSSTNGKKSP; encoded by the coding sequence TTGGCAACCAGACTTCCCGGCGGTCTCGACGTTCACGCCGTTCACCGGACGAGCGGTGAGGTTCGCTCTCAGTGCATCGGGCAGTCGTATGCCCTGCTCGGGCGCGCCCCACGGGCCGGCGTTCGGCTGGACGACCCGAGTGTGAGCCAGTGTCACGCCTACCTGCAACTCGTCGACGGGGTGCCGTACTGCATCGACCTCGGGAGCCGCACGGGGGTGTTGTGGGATGACGGGGGGCAGGGGCGCGGGTGGATCCACCCGGGCCAAACGGTCCGGATCGGGATGTTCGACGTTCAGATCACGGCCACGGGAGAGTTGTCTGGTGAATCCGAGTGGCGCGAGCCGGGGTTCAATCCGGACGCAGTCCCTCTCGCGACGCTCGATGTTCATGCCCCAGGTGGGCCGAACGGGCGCTTCGCGCTCGACCAACCGGTGACCCTGATCGGGCGCCACCCGAACTGCAACCTCCGTTTCTTGGACGAGGCGGTCGCGTACTTCCAGTGCGCGATCGTGAAGACGCGCGAGGGGATCTGGTGCGTGGATCTGTTGAGCCGCGGGGGGACCGTTCTGAACGGGCGCCCTACCCGCGTCACGTCACTCCGTGACGGAGACCTGATCGAACTCGGGAAGATCTCCCTGCTGCTCCGGGTCGGCCCTTCGACCGCGCATCCGCCCGTTCCGTTTGGTGTGAGCGGGATTCAGCAGAACCCGTTCGCACCGGTGCTCGATACAACGGGGGCGGCCGGTGTTCCGCTCCGCGAAATGATGGAGCAGTTCCAGCAGTGTTTCGTGACGATGGCCCGGATGTTCACGACCATGCAGCAGGAGCACACGGCGATGATGTGCGAACAGATGCGGCAGGTCCAAGAATTGATCCGCGAAGCGCGCACGGCTCCCCTGTCCCCCGCTCCCGCCCCTGCGCTCGCGGCGCCCACAGCAACAACGCCGCCGACCGTTCACCCGCCGGCTCCGCGCCCCGTGCCACGGGTCGTAGACCCCGCCGAGGCTCACCTGTTGGCGGACGCCCACGCATGGTTTTTCGATCGGCTCGTGCAGAAAACATCGAGTACGAACGGGAAGAAATCGCCCTGA
- a CDS encoding GNAT family N-acetyltransferase — MPTETELHYICKPTALRPVARVIDFLTTQEFLADEPACKRLWDLISTLFRTRSKFLAVWSGVKYVAVHRELDGRADGFLLVNAPINWQIDYVVVSPEAHGRGIASALVTETANQAFLRGAPYVMLTSKESLRRLYEGCGFIPVSESPALVAADCQTV, encoded by the coding sequence GTGCCGACCGAAACCGAACTCCACTACATCTGCAAGCCCACCGCCCTTCGCCCCGTCGCCCGTGTAATCGATTTTCTCACCACACAGGAATTCCTCGCCGACGAACCCGCGTGCAAGCGTCTCTGGGATCTCATCTCCACACTCTTCCGCACCCGCAGCAAATTCCTCGCGGTTTGGTCGGGTGTTAAGTACGTGGCCGTTCACCGCGAACTGGACGGGCGCGCGGACGGGTTCCTCCTCGTGAACGCCCCGATCAACTGGCAAATCGATTACGTCGTCGTTAGCCCCGAGGCCCACGGCCGCGGGATCGCGTCTGCACTCGTCACCGAAACCGCGAACCAAGCGTTCCTGCGCGGCGCGCCCTACGTCATGCTCACCAGCAAAGAGAGCCTGCGTCGCCTCTACGAGGGCTGCGGGTTCATCCCCGTTTCCGAGTCTCCCGCGCTCGTCGCCGCGGACTGCCAAACTGTCTAA
- the glmS gene encoding glutamine--fructose-6-phosphate transaminase (isomerizing) yields the protein MCGIVGFTGRREASPILFEGLRRLEYRGYDSAGLVTSTGNQLHARKKAGRLAELGKLLATQPAPGCHGISHTRWATHGGATDRNSHPHFDAKNEIALVHNGVIENFATLKQQLQADGVQFRSDTDTEVLAHLISRFYRDDLLTAVTAALGLVKGTYGLAVMCRHEPGVIVGARFGSPLVIGIGPDGHFLASDATALAGFAEKVVYLNDRQVCQIDETGYVIRNQDFDTVDVPVHDIAHFLGDGDTEKGDFPHHMLKEIYEQPETLANAMRGRLEADNATAHFGGLNLGAQQLRQIDRVVMTACGTSYHAALVGEYLFEELARVPVEVEYASELRYRNPPMDRNTVVLALTQSGETADTLAALRESKRMGHTTLAICNAVGSSIAREADGGVYLHAGPEIGVASTKAFTSQVAVLAMLALYLGRTRHLSSTQGQRIIAELQALPDVIRKTLECHDQVKLVAQKYAGAKNVLYLGRQYLYPVALEGALKLKEISYIHAEGYPAAEMKHGPIALVDENTPSVFLVPRGNVFDKVMSNMQEIKARGGPVIAIASAGDHEVSAVADDVIEIPDVPEYLQPIVTAIPLQLLAYEIALLCGCDVDKPRNLAKSVTVE from the coding sequence ATGTGTGGCATCGTCGGTTTTACCGGTCGCCGTGAAGCGTCCCCGATCCTCTTCGAGGGCCTGCGCCGACTCGAGTACCGCGGGTACGATAGCGCCGGTCTCGTGACGAGCACGGGCAACCAACTCCACGCCCGCAAAAAGGCCGGGCGCCTCGCCGAACTCGGCAAGCTCCTCGCAACACAGCCGGCTCCGGGGTGCCACGGCATTAGTCACACGCGCTGGGCCACTCACGGCGGCGCCACCGACCGGAACTCTCACCCGCACTTCGACGCCAAAAACGAAATTGCCCTCGTTCACAACGGCGTGATCGAAAACTTCGCCACCCTCAAACAGCAACTCCAAGCCGACGGCGTCCAGTTCCGCTCGGACACCGATACCGAAGTGCTCGCGCACCTGATCTCCCGTTTCTACCGTGACGATCTGCTGACCGCGGTCACCGCGGCCCTCGGGCTGGTGAAGGGTACCTACGGCCTCGCTGTCATGTGCCGGCACGAACCGGGGGTGATCGTCGGCGCACGGTTCGGCAGCCCACTGGTCATCGGGATCGGCCCGGACGGGCACTTCCTCGCGTCCGACGCGACCGCTCTCGCTGGCTTCGCCGAGAAGGTCGTCTACCTGAACGACCGACAGGTGTGCCAGATCGACGAAACCGGGTACGTCATTCGGAACCAAGACTTCGACACGGTTGACGTTCCGGTTCACGACATCGCCCACTTCCTCGGCGACGGCGATACGGAAAAGGGCGACTTCCCGCACCACATGCTAAAGGAGATCTACGAGCAGCCCGAAACGCTCGCCAACGCGATGCGCGGGCGCCTCGAAGCGGACAACGCGACCGCGCACTTCGGTGGCCTGAACCTCGGTGCCCAGCAGCTCCGGCAGATCGACCGCGTAGTGATGACCGCGTGCGGCACCAGCTACCACGCGGCGCTCGTCGGCGAGTACCTGTTCGAGGAACTGGCCCGGGTACCCGTGGAAGTCGAGTACGCGAGCGAGTTGCGGTATCGGAACCCGCCGATGGACCGCAACACGGTCGTCCTCGCGCTCACCCAGAGCGGGGAAACCGCCGATACGCTCGCCGCGCTCCGCGAGAGCAAGCGCATGGGGCACACGACCCTGGCCATCTGCAACGCGGTCGGGAGCTCGATCGCGCGCGAGGCCGACGGGGGCGTGTACCTGCACGCGGGACCGGAGATCGGGGTCGCGAGTACCAAGGCGTTCACCTCCCAGGTGGCCGTGCTCGCGATGTTGGCGTTGTACCTGGGGCGCACGCGGCACCTGTCGAGCACTCAGGGCCAGCGCATCATCGCCGAACTGCAGGCGCTCCCGGACGTGATCCGCAAGACACTGGAGTGCCACGACCAGGTGAAGCTCGTGGCCCAGAAGTACGCGGGTGCCAAGAACGTGCTGTACCTGGGGCGCCAGTACCTGTACCCGGTGGCCCTCGAAGGCGCGCTGAAGCTCAAGGAAATTAGCTACATCCACGCCGAGGGGTACCCGGCCGCGGAAATGAAGCACGGGCCGATCGCGCTGGTCGACGAGAACACCCCGAGCGTGTTCCTGGTCCCGCGCGGCAACGTGTTTGATAAGGTCATGTCCAACATGCAGGAGATCAAGGCGCGCGGGGGCCCGGTGATCGCCATCGCCAGCGCCGGGGACCACGAGGTTTCGGCCGTGGCCGACGACGTGATCGAGATCCCCGACGTGCCCGAGTACCTCCAGCCCATCGTCACCGCGATCCCGCTCCAGCTCCTCGCCTACGAGATCGCACTCCTGTGCGGGTGCGATGTCGACAAGCCCCGAAACCTCGCCAAGAGCGTCACCGTCGAGTAA
- a CDS encoding acyltransferase family protein, translating to MREQPNVTDCASVSRLQWGDAARGIGIQLVVVGHVVAGLVGAGLADLWKDGLLAVIKVIYSFHMAVFFLLSGAFARSLSAAPDRHYLAGKTRSLLYPYLVWGVLQISLQVLMDDVTNKSTTWSDLIKLAYDPPMQFWFNYVLFISFVLYVLVGRGAGVWGFVIATFAISFALALAGIEDYWLPELRDNLPLFALGVVAGSVKGCVKNVSNWKLLCVIVCGYGLTISLHWLLSPGYLYTIFTSLAGASATFALAEVLVRGRKSRWFEFVGRMSLEIYLAHVIAYAGVRIALLSVFGIHSFPVHLVLGTVAGVAGPILLALAANGVGFGFLFRWPRTAPLTPAAR from the coding sequence ATGAGAGAACAGCCGAATGTAACAGACTGTGCCTCCGTCAGTCGTTTGCAGTGGGGTGACGCGGCCCGTGGGATTGGTATACAGTTGGTAGTGGTTGGGCATGTCGTAGCTGGTCTAGTAGGAGCGGGCCTCGCCGACTTGTGGAAGGACGGTCTGCTGGCTGTCATTAAGGTTATTTATTCTTTCCACATGGCAGTTTTTTTTCTGCTTTCAGGAGCGTTCGCCCGGTCCCTAAGTGCCGCACCGGATCGCCACTATCTAGCAGGAAAAACACGTTCTCTCCTCTATCCTTATTTGGTGTGGGGCGTTCTCCAGATCTCTTTACAAGTGCTAATGGATGATGTAACCAACAAATCAACGACTTGGAGCGATTTGATTAAGCTTGCCTATGATCCTCCGATGCAATTTTGGTTTAATTACGTCCTATTCATTTCGTTCGTATTATACGTGTTAGTTGGCCGGGGGGCCGGAGTTTGGGGCTTTGTTATTGCTACGTTCGCTATTTCTTTCGCACTCGCGCTGGCAGGGATTGAGGATTACTGGCTTCCTGAGTTGCGGGACAACCTACCACTATTCGCCCTCGGTGTCGTTGCTGGTTCCGTTAAAGGATGCGTCAAGAACGTGTCGAACTGGAAATTGTTATGCGTAATCGTGTGCGGGTACGGGCTGACAATTTCCCTACATTGGTTACTTTCGCCCGGTTACCTTTACACGATCTTCACTTCTTTGGCTGGGGCGAGTGCCACGTTTGCGCTGGCTGAGGTGTTGGTTAGGGGTAGAAAGAGTAGGTGGTTCGAGTTTGTCGGTCGAATGTCCCTGGAGATCTATCTCGCCCACGTTATTGCCTACGCAGGTGTACGAATCGCTCTGCTGAGTGTCTTCGGTATCCACTCGTTTCCGGTACATTTAGTTCTCGGAACGGTCGCTGGAGTTGCCGGTCCCATTCTTCTTGCATTGGCTGCAAACGGTGTTGGTTTTGGCTTCTTGTTTCGTTGGCCAAGGACGGCTCCTTTGACACCGGCAGCACGCTGA
- a CDS encoding IS256 family transposase, with translation MDAILKSQAEHLAREMGTRVTTLDDLNGLMRAMMTTARERMLNTEMDVHLGRRTETTVTDNPTPDAPTTNATERVSAAPKSRRNGHSQKTVSGDLGDLQLRTPRDRNGTFEPQLVATGPRRLDGFDEKILALYAKGLTTRDIQDIVKDLYGVEVSPARVSEITTDLDAEVTAWRTRRLEGVWPIVYLDGIVVHVRGENGRVSPHTMYVAIGVNLQGRKELLGLWLSEAEGPKFWLSCLTDLKSRGVSDMFVVCVDGLSGLPEAIRAAFPRTKVQLCIVHRVRAARKYVTDSDSREVAADLKTIYPSATVLEAEEARETFATKWDAKYPTIVKPWRATWADIVTRFEFPGAIRKAIYTTNALESVNRVIRTFTRNRKPYPNAGRARKLVYLAIHEASKTWTMPIVGWKAARNHFAIVFEGRIPTRPPN, from the coding sequence ATGGATGCGATCCTCAAGAGCCAAGCCGAGCACCTGGCCCGCGAGATGGGGACCCGGGTCACCACTCTGGACGACCTCAACGGTCTGATGCGGGCCATGATGACGACCGCGCGGGAGCGCATGCTCAACACCGAGATGGACGTCCACCTCGGACGACGGACCGAGACGACGGTCACCGACAACCCAACGCCCGACGCACCGACAACCAACGCGACCGAACGTGTCTCCGCGGCTCCCAAGAGCCGTCGCAACGGGCATTCGCAGAAGACCGTCAGCGGCGATCTGGGCGACCTCCAACTGCGCACCCCGCGGGACCGCAACGGCACCTTCGAGCCGCAACTGGTCGCCACGGGGCCGCGCCGGCTCGACGGGTTCGATGAGAAGATCCTGGCCCTCTACGCCAAGGGCCTGACGACCCGCGACATCCAGGACATCGTGAAGGATCTGTACGGCGTGGAGGTGTCACCGGCGCGGGTCTCGGAGATCACCACCGACCTCGATGCCGAGGTCACCGCGTGGCGCACCCGGCGGCTCGAAGGGGTGTGGCCGATCGTGTACCTGGACGGCATCGTGGTCCACGTGCGGGGCGAGAACGGGCGCGTTTCGCCGCACACGATGTACGTCGCGATCGGCGTGAACCTCCAGGGCCGCAAGGAGCTCTTGGGCCTGTGGCTGAGCGAGGCCGAGGGCCCCAAGTTCTGGCTGTCGTGCCTGACGGACCTGAAGAGCCGCGGGGTGAGCGACATGTTCGTGGTGTGCGTCGACGGGCTCTCGGGGCTCCCCGAAGCGATCCGCGCGGCGTTCCCGCGGACGAAGGTGCAGCTGTGCATCGTGCACCGGGTGCGGGCGGCGCGGAAGTACGTGACCGATTCGGACAGCCGTGAAGTCGCGGCCGACCTGAAGACGATCTACCCGTCGGCGACGGTCCTCGAAGCGGAAGAGGCGCGGGAGACGTTCGCGACGAAGTGGGACGCGAAGTACCCGACGATCGTCAAGCCGTGGCGCGCGACGTGGGCGGACATCGTCACGCGGTTCGAGTTCCCGGGGGCGATCCGCAAGGCGATCTACACGACCAACGCGCTCGAGTCGGTGAACCGCGTGATCCGGACGTTCACGCGGAACCGGAAGCCGTACCCGAACGCGGGGCGCGCGCGGAAGTTGGTGTACCTGGCGATCCACGAGGCGTCAAAGACGTGGACCATGCCGATCGTGGGGTGGAAGGCGGCGCGGAACCACTTCGCCATCGTGTTCGAGGGCCGCATACCTACGCGGCCCCCGAACTGA